From Aricia agestis chromosome 1, ilAriAges1.1, whole genome shotgun sequence:
GTCATTGCTACCGGGACGTGGTAATAGagaattataaaacaaagggTCCCGGGTCAAGTCTGAATCAGTGGTAGGTACACTATATGGATTATTGTAAAACGGTGTGAGGCTCCCCGAAGAAATACTACTTGGTGGAGAATTTGGGAACAACGGATAGGAAGGAAGTGTGCGTAGTCCAGTAGCTACTGAAACTGGTCCAGATATCGATGAATTCTTACTTGAAAGATTTTCCGGTTGATCTGGATCGGGCTTGACGTGAGGACTTTCTCTACCAATTTGATCTTCATTGCTGTATTTTGAATCCATACTGCAATCGTCATAAGGCGATGTCGAAGGATACCGGTCGTGCTCGCCGTCTTGTCCTCCTTCGTTTTCTTCTACTTCTCGCTTTGGTGAAATACGGTCGGACTCCTCGAAACTAGATTCTCGTTGGCTTTCCTCATCGTGGGGCTCAGACTTAAACATTTCAGACGGTGGCCGTAAGGGGCTCGATGCGGAAGGTTTACTTAAATCTGCCGGTACGTCTTGTTCATCGCGCATTCCGAAGAGCGGATGGTGTGAAAGGGGTTTATCGCCGAGCGGTCGTGGAGGCAACAAATCATGATGCGGTGGCCTGTATAATGGTAAGCTTGGCGGGAAGGGTGCCGGAGCACCTGGAGGAAACTGAAGCGGATGAGGTGGCATTCCGGGAATCGGCCCCGGTGACAGTTGTGCTAGCAGCGGAGGGTGATATTTATCCAAATGCTCTGGTACTGGATTGGGGTTCATTTTGACGTGAGGAAATTTGGCAGTGTGTCTTTGAAAATGAACTTTGAGGTTCCCCTTTGTTGTGAAACGAGATCCACAAACATTGCACTTAAAAGGTCGTTCGCCTGTATGAGAGCGAATGTGGATTTGTAGTGCAGAATCACTTCCAAAAACTTTTCCACAATATCTGCATCGGTGTTTGAAGAATGGCTCGTTACGCCCACCAGACTTTCCATCGTACGGAGACATTTTTCCAGACTTTCTAAAAGCTAATTCGTCGGCTAGGTTGTTGGCTAGTAACCCCTGTGATGCGTTATCGAGTACTTCCTGTGCTCGTTTTTGTAACATTTCAAGTGTATTCGGTTCATTCAAGGAAGGCGGTGGATCATTATTTGTGATGATCGATGAAGCTAATGAGGATGATATGGAGCTGTAGGGAGGATGTGACATCATGGGAGGTGACGACGTTGGAAGTTTAGGAATTGAAATCGGTTCTGATTTCGGAGTGAGATGTGAATGAGTTGACGGCAAGCTTTGGCTAGTAGGAGGAGCAGGCTCAGCAGGAGATGGCTCCCGTGGCGGACGAGGCGGAGGCGGAGACGGCGATCGAGCCGGCGTTGTCGGGATATTCGGTTCCGGTTCATTCGGCGGTGGGCTCCCGGGTTCATCTTCTTTTCTTCTCGTTAGCGACAACTGATTTTGAAGCTGACGTATTAATTGCAATTGGAATACTTGTTGATGTTGCAACGTAAACAACGTGCTCTGTAATACAGCCAGTTCATGTAAGGCAGCTTCATTATTAGCATTATTGGCCATAGCCGTAGCTGCGAATTGTGCAACCGCTACTTTAGTATTCTGTAGAGCTTCTAATGTGACGTGACCAGCCACGGGAAATTGTAATCCTACGGGCGGCACGTCAGCTTCAGGTACCTCAGCCTCACCGTCTTCTAGGCTATTGTTATTTTCCGCATCTTGGCGGTGCCTCCTGACTTGGTCCATTCTTTTATTCGGTCCGTCCATTTCCTCATCACCCGAGACGACCATGTCTTCGGGGTCGGAGTGCATTCTCTCCTCACCCATTTGCAGCGCCTTCTCATCGCAAACGCGCTTATGGTAGAGGAAGTCGTGAAGGTTCTCAAACTGTTCGTGACAGCGCGGACACATGTGAGTCTCTGGTCGATCTCTGCTTTCATCTTGCAAGTGGTTTATATCATCTTCGGAGCAGGACCCCGAACTATCACCTGgaacaaaaatacttatattgtaACCATTTGCATTCCTTATAAACTGATATTAAAAGAGTGTTTTTGGAAAATGTGTTTGTGTTTAAATCTGTGTAAGTAAAGAGCCATATTGGTAACCGTACTAACAAGTATTCGTAACAACCAAACAACGTTTTGTTCTTGATTTAAAGGCACTGCAATAttgtttacttataataattattttgtaaagcaGGTAGGTATTATGAAATTTATTGTTTTGCTTAAATATGtgctatgaattattattatctgcgTAGATAAAACAGACTCATGttaatatgataattataatatggaGGATTTATAAGACTATTCTAATTAGGGCGATAAAATTTTTTTATGGTCATAGGTATTGTCTAAAATTGTGCACTTCGATTTCCATTCTTCTTATTAAACTCttctattatgtatttttaaaccTAGCGTTCAACTCAGTATTTAGGTatctatttaattaataaataatagattttGTCAGTCTATAAATAGAAAATACCAGTgtgatttattataatattataaacgcccTTTTTCATGATTCTAACAAATAAcgatattatagtaattatcatagccaattaaaaaaaaactgaaaagtagAGAATGGAGCTTTACTTACTACCGCTACTCGCTATGAGATGGCGCTAGTAAGACGTTTTCACGGGCTAAGCAGAGCTTTATAATTAGTCAAAAATTAACTTTTACTATTGATTGAGTTTGTTTAAAAACATACTTTGTAGTAGGTTTTTTAGGGAgtcttataaatatttatttaaattacattaaaatatgtaagtgaATTTTCTATGACTATGATACCTATTGGGTATCGTATAAAAGTTTGTACATTATACGAGTAAATTGATTTTACAGCCAATAATTcatatttcaaattaaaatactaATTTATATCTGAATTcgataaatttttaataaaatatttaaaaatgcctaGATTATGTAAATAgcactataaattataaaaataaaattctgtgAGTAATTGAAATTGGCAACCACTTATCCAGCCTCTAATTTTATACCTGACTATATTTACCtatctatttaatattatgttctaagtAGATCTAGAAAAATCCTTAGGCAGCTTGTTAGGGAAAAATCTAGTTTTATGattcataaataattaataatatgatggAATAAAGCGATATTTTGGCGATAATAAAGCGATTTTACAGGAGcctattttacaaaaaattgatcaaaatgcaaaaaaaatccGACCGAattagagtgggttgcaccagaggcgtggtcaaagttaaagttatggttatagttaaggctaatttaactttaaccttaactttgatcacagaatttgacagaaggcgttgctggtccgacaaggctttaaatcaaCGTGGGCACtgttggtaaaggagaactgcaaaagttgcgtttttgtatgatggcagtgttagtatggcgtccatttttgattttaaccaaagatttgacattttgcaatgtagttaaagttaaacttacagttatagttaaagtaagttggtgcaacccaccctgtGTGCACTATATTGAATAGTTAATACgtaaaagtaattattatacattttaaatattttgtagtatatTTCCACCAACTGCAATAACTAATAgcttattttatatactttacgCCTTCTACGATTTAAATTGCATAACGAGAGTTAAACGCAGTGTTTTAACGAACAGGCATTTATTCTAATAGGTATTAAAATGATGTTATAGGCAGCAGAAATGAGCACAGCGTATGTAAATGCGGTCTTAAATAACATTACTAAATTAGTTATTACCAGCAAggcatttatgcaaaaaagcaGCAAGTACATACGACTATGTACGTAACCCGTGGCTCTGTTTTATATCACTTCATTTTTTAGCCTTACGCATAATCTTGTCTGCAAATTAGCGTCTGCCATGTAGGCTTTAAGGAGTGGACGTACTTTCTAACATAAGTTGATATAAAATCGCATTCGTTAACGATGGGCAACTAtggtaaaaaaacataaaattctcgAATATTTGCTATCACTTCAAAAGGttaaaatatatctattattatttattacgtcATGTAGTAGAGTTTTACGTTACACTTATTCTTCTTATCGGGGTAGTAGGAATTTCCGGTGGTGTCCTACcactatataaaatatttttgtagctgTTGAAAACTTCTTAACTGTAAGCAACTGTTTGCACAATCCAATGTAGTAAAATAATTCTCAGGAATTACATcgtcttaggttgggttgcaccaactaactataactgtaactttaactataactacagtgcaaaatgtcaaatctttggttaaagttaaatatggcgtccaaggacgccatatttaacctccgctcatacgtatatctgaaaatttactatgttttacagtgttatatttttcctgtcgatttttacgaataattcaattttttataccctcaatcccgttacctgtagcttcaataaaaaaaaataaacgcaacagacatctgtgaatttctccggttaaagttaaggttaatgtTAAAGCTAagggacgccatatttaactataaccataactttaactttaaccaggcctctggtgcaacccaactttAATGTGTACGGTTCAATGGGTACAATAGAAGTAAAATTGTTGTGTACAGTATCTGTTTAGATTTCTATAGGTACTGCctatttttcaaatataatttacacATCAAAGAAAAATgctccatttataatattatgctaacaaACACATAACAGCTACTTATTAACGTCTTTTATTGACCTTTAAAACAAGATTTTTGAAATGAGAACAAAAATGAACAATTAGGCACACGAAATATGTTATGACcaaatggagataatttatCATCACGACGGTACCGATTGGAACTATAGATAAGTGTATAAATCTatccatattttatatttattgccttcatttatgttataaaattgaaaacaaggattcttttatatttaacatcattattaaatatactagatgacgcccgcatctccgtttccccaaaattcgtttatttcgggataaaaagtatcctttgtccccTCCCGGGACTCTTATCAGCTATAGTATCTTTCAGCGcgatcggttcagctgtttggacgtgaagaaTTTACAGAAAGacattctttcgcatttatcatattagttatagagggcctagacaagcggcaagcgattatcgtaaacgctaacgccagcgccacaaaatgtatgggatttgacattagtattcgctagcgaagcgatgacttacgtcaaatcgcatacattttgttagcgtttacgataatcgcttgccacttgtctactagggcagtactcccaaattaataatgcgcatggaaatcttcgctaattagtaattgtcgtaatcacggaaacactcgattctatgaaacgtaagagccccaaaaaatgcacttgcattttgcaccttaaGACTGGTCTACTGATTTCAAAGTCGggaaattaaaaacataacCAAGAGGGCTCCTGTAGGTACAtcaagtttatttttttgtgaacaataaaacattaaataatgttaaagtattactttaatagttaatacaatcAAGCGGTATTTTGCGGAAATCTATAGCATAACATTTGTTCTAGCAATTTTAGgatatttcttaaaataatatcatatattttttatactatttttaagTAACCCTGTTTGTTATCTACGTACGACTTCCGTGACCAATAtctaagctatattttattgggtataattatttgtaatttaaatttaaaatattatctattaaaTCTTCGTATCGTAATCTTGAAAGAACAAAGCTTTATGATTGGCCTTTTTCATCCGTACCTAGTGGATAATAATTGATATAGAAATTTCCATTAcggatgaaaaaaaaacataatatattagctaGGCATATTTTTATCAAGTAACAGCCCTTCAAATACCGTAAATTGTAGAAccttgaaaaatattgtaatttgtaccgaTGGTTGCGCTGCCGTTTAGCATTCTTATAAAAGAGTTGGCCAAGTCTAGGGCCGAACCAGGGTAGGTTTTcttacgatgttttccttcatgAATTTGTCATTGAAATCTTTTAACTTCCGTGCCCAAACCTGCACATTTAAGTGTGAATAAGTAGTCTAGATCCACTGGACTACTCaaagttataggaaatttaaaCAATTACCAAGGTTATTTTGAACAAAATGGAACGTCCTTTCGGCGGTATGTATCACCAAAAGCGCTACATTTAGTGCGAATGGATCAATCTGGGGCTACTCTTGGCTAAAAGGCTCAACAGAAATAttaaaaaccttcaagaaaagagcgtattcccgcGGGTAGCGAACCTTGAATTCTCCTAACGTTGCAACTTACAAGTGTCTAttggcgatggtagttgctttccaccaggtgacccgtttgctcgtttgccctctaatGTTATAAAAAGGGTTATTCTGAGCAAAATGCTATATTGGCTGGCGTGTCCGCCGTCCACTAGTCGGGCTTCACGAGTTAACTTGCGGTTTCGCTGCGTAATATTGTAATTGAATGTGAAAACTATCCGTTTATCTGTAAATTGTATCGCATTATTCtattagttttattatacaCAAGTCACAATACACATAATACATTGTAGCTGATTTACTTGCGCATTTAGAATTAAGTTTAATTCTGTAGGAATCCTACTTTAGCGTCTTAGGTTTTATAGATGCTTAGAGTAGTGTTTACGCGTTTCATTCattagaaatattatgtaaaagttgataataatataaacgatAACCATGGCTTGGCGTAATCAAACTTGATTTCTTGAATTGACTACTTTTAACAATCGGTATAGTCTTAGGTCACCTATCAACATGCAAAATTAGCCGTTTGATTTATAAATTACTTGAtcttcataactcataagttatGAAGATCAAGTAAGGTTATAAATCATAACCTTgtcttttttataaattaagtatacGAACAAAAATGTTTACTTTGGGCCAGTTctatctttaaaatatattttgtcgccTGAAAGTTATAAAGTATAATGATTTCCAAAATACCAACACAATCACgtttgatataaaatatattagtggCATTAGTGCTTCGTTATGTGTTATGACCTCTGGCATAAATGCCACTAATTGTCTATTGTTATAATTCATATacctatacactatacagatATAAATAGGTTACACGTTTCCTCACAATTTCTATATTATAACTACGCAATAGGAACTTAAAATCAGTATGAGAAATAAACGTATCACCggaccttattttttttaataaaaaagaatattataatgttaaaaaatagtCGTTAAAAACCTTGTAAGTACTAACCAGGGTTATTCAAACCCGGTTaatataaatacgaaataaagttttaaaaactaaatatgAGGTAACtctatgtttattattattacaaggaataaattataaaattgatatttaaatataatcattAGAAATCTAAAGTTATTGCCGAGATCACAGAGAACTGATAAAACTGTTAAAAAAGAgcacataaaaatttaaagttaattaatgaaatataaaatttaatttttatttttaattgaaccattaaatttaattttatatattattataataaattataatgttattattataccgCACAGTTATGCGCCACTCGACCGGCCCACAAAGTTTGAACCAGTTTTCGCGAACaaataagaaattttaaaaagccCTGACGATATTAATGGAAATTATGAAGTTAAGCAATAGAATAAAATTATCACTTCTAATTTAATGTCGCCATTAATAAGTTATGTTAATAAGCCATAAATAACGTATGTAAGCAGTCTGCTTTTACAAAATGGACTTGGCACCCGTCtcggtattttttaaatatttattaacattaattagaGGAGGTTAATTTTAGTTATCGGGTTagtatgtgtatttttttataataatcaaatttcAATATGGCGGTTAGAGAGTGTAGTGTTTTGATTActcaattcaatgtaattttgggtctttcgctggttcacaccacagattttcgaaccgcggttcgaaacagcgaagaattgtttttgaattgcccgattcataccgcggttcgaaacagagaagactaataataataattttgctacttttgattgttttactactttgttttttttaaattatttttgcttattttaattttaaatttttcgaCTACGATTTTATGcaataatgtaattttaagattttttatttacattagatATTATTCTTGTTaatttgtttaatgttttactgtgattttatacaattatatagttttaattatttttgtaaagattattttctttttgaataTAGTGTTCGGTTAATTTTAAAGTGTGGGCTGTTATTTACGATTAGTTAAAAGTTGAAAGTGTACTTTAAATCAAACTGTAAtcctattataataaatatgtaaagtttcccatttttatgatttttgaaTAAACGTCAtttctttataaaaaatgtgtttttatttcttcttgaaACTACTTTTCTATACGTCtgcacaaataaataaataagactaaa
This genomic window contains:
- the LOC121726060 gene encoding homeotic protein spalt-major-like isoform X2, with amino-acid sequence MPRVKPACVRRVSIGDSSGSCSEDDINHLQDESRDRPETHMCPRCHEQFENLHDFLYHKRVCDEKALQMGEERMHSDPEDMVVSGDEEMDGPNKRMDQVRRHRQDAENNNSLEDGEAEVPEADVPPVGLQFPVAGHVTLEALQNTKVAVAQFAATAMANNANNEAALHELAVLQSTLFTLQHQQVFQLQLIRQLQNQLSLTRRKEDEPGSPPPNEPEPNIPTTPARSPSPPPPRPPREPSPAEPAPPTSQSLPSTHSHLTPKSEPISIPKLPTSSPPMMSHPPYSSISSSLASSIITNNDPPPSLNEPNTLEMLQKRAQEVLDNASQGLLANNLADELAFRKSGKMSPYDGKSGGRNEPFFKHRCRYCGKVFGSDSALQIHIRSHTGERPFKCNVCGSRFTTKGNLKVHFQRHTAKFPHVKMNPNPVPEHLDKYHPPLLAQLSPGPIPGMPPHPLQFPPGAPAPFPPSLPLYRPPHHDLLPPRPLGDKPLSHHPLFGMRDEQDVPADLSKPSASSPLRPPSEMFKSEPHDEESQRESSFEESDRISPKREVEENEGGQDGEHDRYPSTSPYDDCSMDSKYSNEDQIGRESPHVKPDPDQPENLSSKNSSISGPVSVATGLRTLPSYPLFPNSPPSSISSGSLTPFYNNPYSVPTTDSDLTRDPLFYNSLLPRPGSNDNSWESLIEITKTSETSKLQQLVDNIDNKVSDPNECIVCHRVLSCKSALQMHYRTHTGERPFRCKLCGRAFTTKGNLKTHMGVHRIKPPSQLLHQCPVCHKKFTDPSLLHQHIRLHTSERYSTPFEQIRLNDDKNCPSQNIGSEEANFQSFGPFPPPTFPTPSTPGDRRADSRGTDDESGRDDRELAAREFDDDSNMKDRRTSPLSVCATASECEIKTITTTASLPSATGSESGRSARASPPSPSPSSLSTPPRLPQHSPLPSPPTPLAALGALGGSPFSPLGLAFPPAVRGNTTCSICYKTFACNSALEIHYRSHTKERPFKCTVCDRGFSTKGNMKQHMLTHKIRDMPPGFEKSSGPSGPPSEEGRDASPDRRSSPDKVDLKRSPPAHPPPMAHPPIDMPPLPKRPAVPSAPSHPPPSVSSKHLCGVCRKNFSSSSALQIHMRTHTGDKPFRCAVCQKAFTTKGNLKVHMGTHMWSGGASRRGRRMSLELPPRPLHEPHDLLRRPDLFYPYLPAPFLNGMQQKLNEISVIQQSAGQNGVAKFPALIGFGAFGGRPGAASPLERPPSLEGGDERQAAMRELAERGRELAERSRQMREDSEHYRAPPLPPPAANPSPPHPLAPIPPPARTEGLTV
- the LOC121726060 gene encoding homeotic protein spalt-major-like isoform X5 codes for the protein MPRVKPACVRRVSIGDSSGSCSEDDINHLQDESRDRPETHMCPRCHEQFENLHDFLYHKRVCDEKALQMGEERMHSDPEDMVVSGDEEMDGPNKRMDQVRRHRQDAENNNSLEDGEAEVPEADVPPVGLQFPVAGHVTLEALQNTKVAVAQFAATAMANNANNEAALHELAVLQSTLFTLQHQQVFQLQLIRQLQNQLSLTRRKEDEPGSPPPNEPEPNIPTTPARSPSPPPPRPPREPSPAEPAPPTSQSLPSTHSHLTPKSEPISIPKLPTSSPPMMSHPPYSSISSSLASSIITNNDPPPSLNEPNTLEMLQKRAQEVLDNASQGLLANNLADELAFRKSGKMSPYDGKSGGRNEPFFKHRCRYCGKVFGSDSALQIHIRSHTGERPFKCNVCGSRFTTKGNLKVHFQRHTAKFPHVKMNPNPVPEHLDKYHPPLLAQLSPGPIPGMPPHPLQFPPGAPAPFPPSLPLYRPPHHDLLPPRPLGDKPLSHHPLFGMRDEQDVPADLSKPSASSPLRPPSEMFKSEPHDEESQRESSFEESDRISPKREVEENEGGQDGEHDRYPSTSPYDDCSMDSKYSNEDQIGRESPHVKPDPDQPENLSMRGNTTCSICYKTFACNSALEIHYRSHTKERPFKCTVCDRGFSTKSSGGCQCGRRARPARPPHATALDLWNAFVYPGNMKQHMLTHKIRDMPPGFEKSSGPSGPPSEEGRDASPDRRSSPDKVDLKRSPPAHPPPMAHPPIDMPPLPKRPAVPSAPSHPPPSVSSKHLCGVCRKNFSSSSALQIHMRTHTGDKPFRCAVCQKAFTTKGNLKVHMGTHMWSGGASRRGRRMSLELPPRPLHEPHDLLRRPDLFYPYLPAPFLNGMQQKLNEISVIQQSAGQNGVAKFPALIGFGAFGGRPGAASPLERPPSLEGGDERQAAMRELAERGRELAERSRQMREDSEHYRAPPLPPPAANPSPPHPLAPIPPPARTEGLTV
- the LOC121726060 gene encoding homeotic protein spalt-major-like isoform X3 — translated: MPRVKPACVRRVSIGDSSGSCSEDDINHLQDESRDRPETHMCPRCHEQFENLHDFLYHKRVCDEKALQMGEERMHSDPEDMVVSGDEEMDGPNKRMDQVRRHRQDAENNNSLEDGEAEVPEADVPPVGLQFPVAGHVTLEALQNTKVAVAQFAATAMANNANNEAALHELAVLQSTLFTLQHQQVFQLQLIRQLQNQLSLTRRKEDEPGSPPPNEPEPNIPTTPARSPSPPPPRPPREPSPAEPAPPTSQSLPSTHSHLTPKSEPISIPKLPTSSPPMMSHPPYSSISSSLASSIITNNDPPPSLNEPNTLEMLQKRAQEVLDNASQGLLANNLADELAFRKSGKMSPYDGKSGGRNEPFFKHRCRYCGKVFGSDSALQIHIRSHTGERPFKCNVCGSRFTTKGNLKVHFQRHTAKFPHVKMNPNPVPEHLDKYHPPLLAQLSPGPIPGMPPHPLQFPPGAPAPFPPSLPLYRPPHHDLLPPRPLGDKPLSHHPLFGMRDEQDVPADLSKPSASSPLRPPSEMFKSEPHDEESQRESSFEESDRISPKREVEENEGGQDGEHDRYPSTSPYDDCSMDSKYSNEDQIGRESPHVKPDPDQPENLSSSESGRSARASPPSPSPSSLSTPPRLPQHSPLPSPPTPLAALGALGGSPFSPLGLAFPPAVRGNTTCSICYKTFACNSALEIHYRSHTKERPFKCTVCDRGFSTKSSGGCQCGRRARPARPPHATALDLWNAFVYPGNMKQHMLTHKIRDMPPGFEKSSGPSGPPSEEGRDASPDRRSSPDKVDLKRSPPAHPPPMAHPPIDMPPLPKRPAVPSAPSHPPPSVSSKHLCGVCRKNFSSSSALQIHMRTHTGDKPFRCAVCQKAFTTKGNLKVHMGTHMWSGGASRRGRRMSLELPPRPLHEPHDLLRRPDLFYPYLPAPFLNGMQQKLNEISVIQQSAGQNGVAKFPALIGFGAFGGRPGAASPLERPPSLEGGDERQAAMRELAERGRELAERSRQMREDSEHYRAPPLPPPAANPSPPHPLAPIPPPARTEGLTV
- the LOC121726060 gene encoding homeotic protein spalt-major-like isoform X4, whose protein sequence is MPRVKPACVRRVSIGDSSGSCSEDDINHLQDESRDRPETHMCPRCHEQFENLHDFLYHKRVCDEKALQMGEERMHSDPEDMVVSGDEEMDGPNKRMDQVRRHRQDAENNNSLEDGEAEVPEADVPPVGLQFPVAGHVTLEALQNTKVAVAQFAATAMANNANNEAALHELAVLQSTLFTLQHQQVFQLQLIRQLQNQLSLTRRKEDEPGSPPPNEPEPNIPTTPARSPSPPPPRPPREPSPAEPAPPTSQSLPSTHSHLTPKSEPISIPKLPTSSPPMMSHPPYSSISSSLASSIITNNDPPPSLNEPNTLEMLQKRAQEVLDNASQGLLANNLADELAFRKSGKMSPYDGKSGGRNEPFFKHRCRYCGKVFGSDSALQIHIRSHTGERPFKCNVCGSRFTTKGNLKVHFQRHTAKFPHVKMNPNPVPEHLDKYHPPLLAQLSPGPIPGMPPHPLQFPPGAPAPFPPSLPLYRPPHHDLLPPRPLGDKPLSHHPLFGMRDEQDVPADLSKPSASSPLRPPSEMFKSEPHDEESQRESSFEESDRISPKREVEENEGGQDGEHDRYPSTSPYDDCSMDSKYSNEDQIGRESPHVKPDPDQPENLSSSESGRSARASPPSPSPSSLSTPPRLPQHSPLPSPPTPLAALGALGGSPFSPLGLAFPPAVRGNTTCSICYKTFACNSALEIHYRSHTKERPFKCTVCDRGFSTKGNMKQHMLTHKIRDMPPGFEKSSGPSGPPSEEGRDASPDRRSSPDKVDLKRSPPAHPPPMAHPPIDMPPLPKRPAVPSAPSHPPPSVSSKHLCGVCRKNFSSSSALQIHMRTHTGDKPFRCAVCQKAFTTKGNLKVHMGTHMWSGGASRRGRRMSLELPPRPLHEPHDLLRRPDLFYPYLPAPFLNGMQQKLNEISVIQQSAGQNGVAKFPALIGFGAFGGRPGAASPLERPPSLEGGDERQAAMRELAERGRELAERSRQMREDSEHYRAPPLPPPAANPSPPHPLAPIPPPARTEGLTV